One Burkholderiales bacterium genomic window, GGCTTCCGCATCATCGTCAACGATGCGGCTTCGTGTTATCTGGCGCTCGGCGCGCTGCACAACCTTTACAAACCGATTCCGGGGAAATTCAAGGACTATATCGCGATCCCGAAAGCCAACGGCTATCAGTCGTTGCATACCACGCTGTTCGGGCCGTTTGGCGCGCCGCTCGAATTCCAGATCCGCACGGCCGATATGCACAAGGTAGCCGAGGCCGGCGTCGCTTCGCACTGGTTATACAAAACCGACGCAAGCCTGAATCAGTTGCAGCAGAAGACGCACCAATGGCTGCAGAATCTACTTGAAATCCAGTCCGAGAGCGGCGATTCGACCGAATTCCTCGAACATGTCAAAGTCGATCTATTCCCCGACGAGGTTTACGTGTTCACGCCGAAGGGCACGATCAAGGCGATGCCTCGCGGCGCGACCGCGGTCGATTTCGCCTATGCCGTGCACACCGATATCGGCAATCATTGCGTCGCCGTCAAAATCAATGACGAACTGGTGCCGCTGCGCAGCGAACTGCGCAACGGCGATCGCGTGGAAATCATTACTGCGTCCAACGCGAACCCCAATCCGGCGTGGCTCAATTACGTGGTGACCGGGCGCGCTCGCTCGCACATCCGACACTTCCTGAAAACCGTGCAATATGACGAATCGGCGCAGCTCGGGGAACGCCTGTTGAATCAGGCGCTGATACCGCTGCAGTCGAGCGCCGCCGGCATCGCTTCGATTTCGTGGGACAAGCTGTTGCGCGATTGCGGCGTCAAATCGCGCGAGGAAATTTTCGCCGATATCGGGCTCGGCAAGCGACTCGCGGCGCTCGTCGCGCGCCAGCTGCTTTCGTTGAGCGAGGCGGCGCCCGCCGAAAACCGCTTCCCCGGGGCTATGCTGATTCGCGGCTCGGAAGGCATGGCCGTGCAATTCGCAAGGTGTTGCAGGCCGATTCCCGGTGATCCAATTCTAGGCTCGATCAAGAAAGGCCAGGGCATGATCATCCATACCCACGACTGCCCGGTCATCGCCAAATCGCGCGGCGATCCGGATAAATGGCTGGACGTCGAATGGGATGACGAGACGCACAAGTTGTTCGACGTCAGCATCAGGCTGGTGGTCGCGAATCAGCAAGGCGTATTGGCGCGCGTCGCCGGCGCGATCGCCGAAGCCGGCTCCAATATTCACAACGTCGGCATGGAAGATGGCGAAATGACCGCCTATACCACGATGAACTTCACACTACAGGTTCGCAACAGGATGCATCTGGCGCAGCTCATGCGCAGCTTGCGGCGGATTCAGGAGGTCGTGCGGATTACGCGGGCGAAAGGCTGACATCCGAGCAAACGGCGAATAACCGGTCAACAGCAAGGGCTTTCACCGTTGCTGTTTACCAGTCAACGACTGCAGATGCCGAAGCCGTCCTGCCAGCCTTGAGCGAATTGCGGATCCGATTTGAAGCGCGCTTCGTCACGCGTGCCGCGCCTGTTTTTGGCCGCATTGCAGCCATCGGCGTAGCCATCGCGGAATGCAGGCGGGTAACCGGACAGATTGACACCGGGCGCTTTGGCGGTCGCCGGTTTGGCCGGCGTCGTCGGCGCGCGCTGGGTTGCCGCGCAGGCCGTCAGCGTTGTCAGCGCGGCAACCGCCAGTAGATTCTTCAGTGTTCGGTCCATGTTCTCTTGATTCAATCAAGCGCGACCATCGCGTCGTTGACCAGCTTTACCCGGTCACCGATATCGAATGGAGGCTTCAGCCTATGATAGAGGACTTCAGTGGTGCCGTTGTTCATACGCACCAGAACTGCGTATCGGCTTGGCAGTTTTGTATCGTCCACGCGAGCAGGCAGAGGCTCGCCCGGCGCGCTTTTAGCGATTCGGACAGGCATTACTCCGTCCAGATTGCCCGGCTGCTGGACGGCTTCGACCACACCGCATTCCGCACACGTCGCCAGAGATTGGGCGTAGGCGCTGGATGCTTTTTCATCCGGCGAACTGTCGGGCGAGTACTGCAGAATCTCGACAATGCCGACGATACTGAGCGCGACGAACGAAAATGCGCCGAGTACGAGTAGTGGGTACAGGTAACCTTCCCGGGTGTCCATACAAATGAATGAGCATGTGAAATTAAATTGATTGACGTCCTCCCTGCAAGGAGTATGCCCAAACAGAACATCGCTGCTATTCATGCTGTTACAAGAGACTCGCAGCACCTGTACGTCCCGATGATGTGGGGGTTTGGCGACAGCCCTGGCGCGAATCGTCAGACCGAGGTTCCAACAGGCCTAAACTTTTGCTGCTTTGAAGCTGGCCGGTTCGAGTTGGTGCCTTTGCAGCAGCTTGTAAAATTCGGTGCGATTGCGTTTCGCCAACCGTGATGCCTGGCTGACATTGCCGGCGGTAATCTTCAGAAGCTGGGCGAGATAATCGCGCTCGAAGCGTTTGCGCGCCTCGTCGAACGAAGAAAACTCCTCGGTTTGCCTGCTGATCGCGCTTTGCATCAAGCTCGCGGGAACGATGGACGTGGTATTCAAGGCGACCGTTTGCTCCACGACGTTGTAGAGTTGGCGGATGTTGCCCGGCCACGATGCAGTCAACAGCATCTCGAGGGCCTCCGGCGCAAAGCCATTGATTTCCTTTTTATAGCGCGCGGCGAGCGTCATCAGAAAATGCGAGGCGAGGAGCGGAATGTCCTCGCGGCGTTCGGCCAGCGGCGGCAGCGCGAATGAGATCACGTTCAACCGATACGACAGATCCTCGCGAAACCGGCCGCCGGCTATTTGCTCGTCGAGGTCGCGATGCGTTGCGGAAATGACGCGGACATCGACAGCCACAGTCTGCGTCGAACCGACCGGCCGCACTTCGCGTTCCTGCAGCACGCGCAGCAGTTTGACTTGCAGCGGCAACGGCATATCACCGATTTCGTCGAGAAACAGCGTGCCGCCGCCCGCTGCCTGAAACAGGCCTTTGTAATCGCGCGACGCTCCCGTGAACGAGCCTTTGACGTGACCGAACAGTTCCGATTCGAGCAGCGGCTCGGGGATGGCGCCGCAGTTGATCGCGACGAATTCGCGCGAACGGCGCGGGCTTGCATTGTGTATGGCTTTCGCCAGCAATTCCTTGCCGGTGCCGCTTTCGCCGAAAATGAAAACGCTGGCGTCGCTTTCGGCGACCAGCCTGGCTTTGGCCAGAATATCCTCGACGACCGGGCTGCGCGTAATGATCTCGCGGCGCCAGTCCAGCCTTTCGCCGCTGTCCGCCGACTCGTTCGAGCCGCCGCTCAAGCTCAACGCCTGCGCGACTTGCTGCAGCAAGGCCTTGCCGTCGAACGGCTTGGTCAGATAGCCGAACACGCCGCGCCGGGTCGCGGCGACCGCATCCGGAATCGAGCCGTGCGCAGTCAGCACGATGACCGGCAGCACGGGATTGGTCTTGTGGACAGCGTCGAACAGCGCCATGCCGTCCATGCCGCCCATGCGCAAATCGGTGATCAAAAGCTGCGGGCGGATCTGCGTCAAATGGGCCAGTGCTCTCTCGCCGCTGTCGGCTGCACTGACTTCGTAGCCGGCCGAGTTCAGCCGGATCGACAGCAGCTTCAGTAAATCGGGGTCGTCGTCGACGATCAATATTCTGGGCTTTGCGTTCATCGGGTCTTGAGTGAATTGCCGCTTTCGCGTTCGATCAGATTTTTTTCCAGGGTTTTCAAGGCTTCGAGCTTTTGTTCGAGCGCGCGGTTGCGTTCGGCTTCGTCCAGCAAGGCATCCTTGAGCACACGCATCTCTTCCTCGGCCTCGTGCTGGGCGGCGAGCAGGATGCTGATCACATAGGCGATCGGGCGCAGCCGGGAGCGCGGCGATTTCTCTTTCAGGATCGGATCGATCAGCGATTGCGCGCGCTCTCCATCGTGGAATGTCGAATCGGGAACGCTGAGCAGCATCGCGAGCTGCAGCCGCACGTACTCGCTTCTGTCGTGGTTCCAGGTTCGCTTCAGCAGTTCGTATTCCTGCAGCCGCTCAGGGCTGGTCAGCTTCTGCACCTCTTCGAAATATGTCAGCAGCTTGTCGATTCCACTGAGCGCGCGCTCGTTCGTTGTCTCCATGGAACCCGGCGCGGGACCTGCCGCAACGTCAATTTTCACCGGCGCGTTTTCAGCCGGCTGAGGAGCCGCCTTCGCCGAAAGCACTATCGGAGTATGCACACTTCCCTTGCGCACGCCGGTTGCGGCCACCCAGGCGCTGAATTCGGTCGAGCCCGATGCCGCCGACGCGGACGCCGCGGCTGCAAACGCCGCCAATAGCGCACATCGGCCGACCAGCACGCTTACGCGCGTCATGCCGGCTCCGCATGATTGGCTGGCAAGGTGATGCGAAAGTGCGCGCCGCGCGTGATCGGATCGATGAGCTTGATCGTACCGTAATGCGCCATCACGTATTCGCGGACGATAGAGAGCCCGAGACCGGTGCCTTTCACATACCCTCCCTGTTTCGCGGCGCCCTGGTAGAACGCGTCGAAAATCTTGTCCTTGTCATCGGGTGCGATACCCGGGCCGCAATCGATCACTTCCAGCACGATCTCGCTATCGTGGCGGCGCGCGCGTATGCGAATGGTTTCGCGCTGCGGCGAAAACTTGACCGCGTTCGACAGCAGATTTGCGATAACGATCTTGATTTTCTCCGGATCGCCGTCGAGAATGATTTCCGGACAGGCGATGTCGAGTTTGATGCCTTTGGCGCGCACCGTCAGCATCTGTTCCGACGCGACCTGCTCGATCAGCGGCTTGATTCTGACCGGCTGCCAGTGCAGATCGGATTTCTGAAACTGCACAGCCTGGTAATTCAGCATGCCCTCGATGACCCGCTGCAGTGCGATGCCGTTATGGCGCAGGATTTCGACGACCTCGCGCTGCTGCCGGCTGAGTTTGCCGACCAAGCCTTCGGACAAGAGTTCGGTGCCTTCGCGCACGGCAGTCAGCGGCGTTTTCAGTTCGTGCGAAACATTGCGCAGGAATTTGCTTTTTTGCTCTTCGAGCTCGATCAGGCGCAGCCGCATCCAGTCCAGCCGTTTGCCGAGATATTCGAGATCCTGCGGACCATTGACGACGATCTGCTGGCCGAATTCGCCATCGCCCAGGCGCCGGATCGCGCTGTCGATCTGCACGATAGGCCTTGAAATCAGGATGGAAAAGCCGATCACGAGAAATAGCGCGACGGGAATCATCGCCAGCAATTGCCAGAAGATAATGTAGCGCGCCTTGACCGCGATCTTCTGCATGGCGTCGACTTCGCGGTCGATCAGATCGCGGCTGCGGGCCTCCAGCGCCTGCGCCAGATTGGACAGCGGCACGAACGCCTCGACAGCGCGCTTCAGTTGCTCGGGTTCACTGCGGTTTTCCGTCAGCGTTGCGTAGATCTTGCGTTCGCGCTGGCGAATCTGGTCGAGTTCGCTCATTTGCGCCAGGTCGAACGGCAGGCTGGCAAATTCGGCTGCGGTGTTCCTGAACTTCTCGCGCACCGTCAAATAGGCGTCGAATAAGGTCTGATCGCCGAGAATTACGAACTGGCGCGCATTGCGCTCCATCGTCACGATCAGTTCGATCAGGGTGCGGCTGTTGTGCGTCGCCTGGACCGCCTGATAAACAGCTTCCTGGCTCTTGTCCGCCAGGCGGTCCACGGTGATCGCGTTATTGATCAATGCCGCGAAAAGCGGCAATACGACCAGCGAAAAGCCGATAAAAATCAGCTTTAGAAAGGATTTCGGATAGTAGAACCGCATGATGAGAGCAGAGCGGAATGAAACGACGCCGGCTAACGTCAGGTTGGCAGGACTAGATTACTATCAAAACCGCGCGCAGGACAATGCGCGTTGCCCGGCGCTTCAATCGCCGGGTTCTTCTGTCCGGGTCAGTTCACGCGGATCTATCTGGATCGGCTCAAGCCGATGTGCGATTTCGCGCTGTTTCCACCCGGACAGAACGTTCTCGCGGAGCATGCGCGCATAGTCGCAAGGTCGGTCGATATCCCACAGCGGCGTCGTTTCGTGCCAGCGCCAGCCTAGCGACTGCAGGCGGTTTCGGGTCTGCGCCAGCACGGTTTCAGTGCTCCAGGCGATGCGCTCGAACACGACAGACGAAAAGCGGGTAAGCCCGAGGAGTACGTAGCCGCCATCCTCGGCGGGTGTCATCACCGCGTCGTGCCCTGTTTTCAGCAGCGCCGCGGCTTCGCGCAGATGGAGCGCCGTCAGCGCCGGGCAATCGCAGCCGATCGCGATTGCCCGATCGGTGCAGCGCAAAGCCGCCGCGAAGGCGTGCGCCATTCGATCGCCGAGACTGCCGGGGATCTGGCTGCGCAAAGCGCAGCGCTGGCTGTATCGCTGGAAAAAAGGATGCAAATGCGACGGTGCACACCACAGTTGAACTGCGTTCGGCGCTGCTGCCAGGGCGGTGGCCAGGGTATGGTCGAGCAGGCTTTCGTGCAAGGCCGCCGCTGTTTCCGCCCCCAGAGCCGGAATCAGGCGCGTCTTGACTCGCCCGGGAACCGCAGCCTTGGCAAATACCAGAATGCGGCAATCGGTGTCCCCGCCGTCGATGCGGTCAACGATGCTGCTGGCCGGCATAAATCTTCGCGAGGAGATGCGGGCTGGCGCCGCAACGGTAAGCGAGGCGCAAACGCCACATCAGCAAAATCGTGCGCATGGCGCCGTTTTTTTCCCAGCGCCGACTCGAACTCTCGACCCGCTCACGCAGGCAACGCGGCCGGGCAAGACGTTTCAATCGTTTGCTGAGCGCCAGATCTTCCATCAAAGCGATTTCAGGGAAGCCACCGGCCGCGTCGAACAACGAGCGGCTGACGAATATCGCCTGATCGCCGGTTGCAATACCGGACAGGCGCGAGCGCCAGTTCATCATGAACGCGACCACGCGCAATGTTCTGGCGGAGCCGGATAGACGAATGTCGAAGCGCCCCCAGCACTGGTCCGCGGCATCGCTGCAATGCTTCAGAATCAAGCGATCGGCGCTCTCCGGCAAACGCGTATCGGCGTGCAGGAACAACAGCATCGAATGGCGCGCGATCGCGGCGCCGGCATTCATCTGCCGCGCGCGCCCGTTGCCGGTACGAACGATATGATCAGACCATGGACGGGCTACACCCAATGTCGCATCCGCGCTGCCGCCATCGACAACGATCACTTCGTGGCCGCGCGCGCGCAGGATTTGCAGCGAACGCAGAGTTGCGGCGATCTCCCCGGCCTCGTTCAGCGTCGGAATGATGATCGACAGCATGACGGACGCGCACCGTCAAACCTTCACGATTTCAGCGCGCCGCCGCAGCTGCTGCCCTGACCTGCCGTGCAGCCGTAGCAGTGATCCTTGACGACGATCGCATTGTTGCTTAGATCGACATCGACAAGATCAGTCAAACGCAGGCGGGATTTGCCATCGTGCTGCAAAGGCAGGCCGAGCATCTGATTGAAATCGCAGTCGTAAACGTACCCCTGCCAATCGACGCTGATCAGCGAACGGCACATGACGCCATCCAGATTCCCGGCGCGGTACGAAGAGCGCAGCAAATTCATGTAGCCGCCGAACTGCCCTTTCGATACAAGCGTGCTGCCGAAACGCGCGATCGGCATGTTGGCGAGCGTATAGAGCTGGTTGAATTCGACGCCCCACGCCTCGCGCAGGCGCACGCGGTAATCGGCTTCGAGCGCGACTTGATCGGGCGGCAGCGTAGCCCCCTGCGGATTGAAAACGAGATTCAGCACGAGGCTGGACTCCGGCTGCGCATAGCCAAGCCCATTCAAGCGCCGCAATGCGCGTATGCTCGCGGCGAACACGCCGTTGCCGCGTTGCCGGTCGACGTTTTCCGCCGCATAACACGGCAGCGAAGCCGCAACTTCGACATTGTGCCCGGCGAGGAACGCGGCGAGATCTTCGCGGCCCGGCTCTTCGAGTATGGTCAGATTGCAGCGATCGATAACGCGAACGCCGAGATCGCGCGCGGCGCGCACGAGATCGCGAAAATGCGGATTCAATTCGGGCGCGCCGCCGGTGATATCGAGCGTGCCCACCCGCGCCGCGCGCAGATAAGCGATGACATCGTCCAGCGTTTCGCGGCTCATCTCCTCGGTGCGCGTGGGGCCGGCATTGACGTGGCAATGCAGGCAAGACTGATTGCAGCGGTAACCGAGATTGACTTGCAGGGTTTCGGTTTTTCGACGGCGGATCGGCGGAAAGTCGCTGGCTTCCAGCAAAGGGAGAGTGGCGTGCATGGATAAGTGTAAACAGCTTAACGGATATCGCTGAAAAAGCGTTGCGCCGGCAGGCGCGCCAGCGGCAAGCGCAGTTCGAAGCACAGCATGATTAAGAATACGCGGCCGAAACTTTTCCAGATGCCCATGCGCAAAAACTTGCGCGCGTCGGTCACAACAAAGCTGTCGAGCAATACCGGACGCGTCGCCTGCACCAGCTTCTGGCTGAACAGCACATCCTCGAGTATGGGCTGCGCCGGAAAGCCGCCGAGCGCCTCGAACATTGCGCGGCGCACAAACATGGCTTGATCGCCATAAATGATCCGTGTCCAGCGGCAGCGCAGATTGTGCAAACGGGAAATCAGGCGCAGACGCCAGTCGTTGCCGGAAAAGCGCTGC contains:
- a CDS encoding bifunctional (p)ppGpp synthetase/guanosine-3',5'-bis(diphosphate) 3'-pyrophosphohydrolase encodes the protein MSEAVLLFKELSGYLKPEDVAQLETAYQFSESAHEGQFRRTGDPYISHPLAVAKILAQWHLDAQALAAALLHDVVEDTTVTKEQISAKFGKRVAELVDGVSKLDKIEFQSAEDAQAENFRKMLLAMARDVRVILIKLADRLHNMRTLTAMQPEKQRRIARETLEIYAPIANRLGLNAVYQELEELGFCHMHPLRARVLTKAVKAARGNRREVVGKIQKAVKKKLRDAGIEAVVTGREKYVHSIYRKMLEKTLSFAKVLDIYGFRIIVNDAASCYLALGALHNLYKPIPGKFKDYIAIPKANGYQSLHTTLFGPFGAPLEFQIRTADMHKVAEAGVASHWLYKTDASLNQLQQKTHQWLQNLLEIQSESGDSTEFLEHVKVDLFPDEVYVFTPKGTIKAMPRGATAVDFAYAVHTDIGNHCVAVKINDELVPLRSELRNGDRVEIITASNANPNPAWLNYVVTGRARSHIRHFLKTVQYDESAQLGERLLNQALIPLQSSAAGIASISWDKLLRDCGVKSREEIFADIGLGKRLAALVARQLLSLSEAAPAENRFPGAMLIRGSEGMAVQFARCCRPIPGDPILGSIKKGQGMIIHTHDCPVIAKSRGDPDKWLDVEWDDETHKLFDVSIRLVVANQQGVLARVAGAIAEAGSNIHNVGMEDGEMTAYTTMNFTLQVRNRMHLAQLMRSLRRIQEVVRITRAKG
- a CDS encoding sigma 54-interacting transcriptional regulator is translated as MNAKPRILIVDDDPDLLKLLSIRLNSAGYEVSAADSGERALAHLTQIRPQLLITDLRMGGMDGMALFDAVHKTNPVLPVIVLTAHGSIPDAVAATRRGVFGYLTKPFDGKALLQQVAQALSLSGGSNESADSGERLDWRREIITRSPVVEDILAKARLVAESDASVFIFGESGTGKELLAKAIHNASPRRSREFVAINCGAIPEPLLESELFGHVKGSFTGASRDYKGLFQAAGGGTLFLDEIGDMPLPLQVKLLRVLQEREVRPVGSTQTVAVDVRVISATHRDLDEQIAGGRFREDLSYRLNVISFALPPLAERREDIPLLASHFLMTLAARYKKEINGFAPEALEMLLTASWPGNIRQLYNVVEQTVALNTTSIVPASLMQSAISRQTEEFSSFDEARKRFERDYLAQLLKITAGNVSQASRLAKRNRTEFYKLLQRHQLEPASFKAAKV
- a CDS encoding histidine kinase; this encodes MRFYYPKSFLKLIFIGFSLVVLPLFAALINNAITVDRLADKSQEAVYQAVQATHNSRTLIELIVTMERNARQFVILGDQTLFDAYLTVREKFRNTAAEFASLPFDLAQMSELDQIRQRERKIYATLTENRSEPEQLKRAVEAFVPLSNLAQALEARSRDLIDREVDAMQKIAVKARYIIFWQLLAMIPVALFLVIGFSILISRPIVQIDSAIRRLGDGEFGQQIVVNGPQDLEYLGKRLDWMRLRLIELEEQKSKFLRNVSHELKTPLTAVREGTELLSEGLVGKLSRQQREVVEILRHNGIALQRVIEGMLNYQAVQFQKSDLHWQPVRIKPLIEQVASEQMLTVRAKGIKLDIACPEIILDGDPEKIKIVIANLLSNAVKFSPQRETIRIRARRHDSEIVLEVIDCGPGIAPDDKDKIFDAFYQGAAKQGGYVKGTGLGLSIVREYVMAHYGTIKLIDPITRGAHFRITLPANHAEPA
- a CDS encoding TIGR04282 family arsenosugar biosynthesis glycosyltransferase, giving the protein MPASSIVDRIDGGDTDCRILVFAKAAVPGRVKTRLIPALGAETAAALHESLLDHTLATALAAAPNAVQLWCAPSHLHPFFQRYSQRCALRSQIPGSLGDRMAHAFAAALRCTDRAIAIGCDCPALTALHLREAAALLKTGHDAVMTPAEDGGYVLLGLTRFSSVVFERIAWSTETVLAQTRNRLQSLGWRWHETTPLWDIDRPCDYARMLRENVLSGWKQREIAHRLEPIQIDPRELTRTEEPGD
- a CDS encoding TIGR04283 family arsenosugar biosynthesis glycosyltransferase, with the translated sequence MLSIIIPTLNEAGEIAATLRSLQILRARGHEVIVVDGGSADATLGVARPWSDHIVRTGNGRARQMNAGAAIARHSMLLFLHADTRLPESADRLILKHCSDAADQCWGRFDIRLSGSARTLRVVAFMMNWRSRLSGIATGDQAIFVSRSLFDAAGGFPEIALMEDLALSKRLKRLARPRCLRERVESSSRRWEKNGAMRTILLMWRLRLAYRCGASPHLLAKIYAGQQHR
- the arsS gene encoding arsenosugar biosynthesis radical SAM protein ArsS (Some members of this family are selenoproteins.), producing MHATLPLLEASDFPPIRRRKTETLQVNLGYRCNQSCLHCHVNAGPTRTEEMSRETLDDVIAYLRAARVGTLDITGGAPELNPHFRDLVRAARDLGVRVIDRCNLTILEEPGREDLAAFLAGHNVEVAASLPCYAAENVDRQRGNGVFAASIRALRRLNGLGYAQPESSLVLNLVFNPQGATLPPDQVALEADYRVRLREAWGVEFNQLYTLANMPIARFGSTLVSKGQFGGYMNLLRSSYRAGNLDGVMCRSLISVDWQGYVYDCDFNQMLGLPLQHDGKSRLRLTDLVDVDLSNNAIVVKDHCYGCTAGQGSSCGGALKS
- a CDS encoding TIGR04283 family arsenosugar biosynthesis glycosyltransferase; its protein translation is MISVIIPVYNESCALPATLARLFAQSDDFEVIVVDGGSSDDTRELAMREPRVRLLVAPKGRALQMNAGAAMAKGTWLLFLHADTLLPDHALATIQGLDANHHAGCFGQRFSGNDWRLRLISRLHNLRCRWTRIIYGDQAMFVRRAMFEALGGFPAQPILEDVLFSQKLVQATRPVLLDSFVVTDARKFLRMGIWKSFGRVFLIMLCFELRLPLARLPAQRFFSDIR